In Pseudoalteromonas sp. MM1, a single window of DNA contains:
- a CDS encoding NAD(P)/FAD-dependent oxidoreductase, whose amino-acid sequence MQNIHSPTHLLDLNIVIIGASHAGVNLAFNLRQQGWLGSITLIDSDPELPYHRPPLSKKTLQASDTLSTPLKAEKAYTDNNLVLRLGQTVTAIDKQVNVITFDDDSRLTFDKLVLATGCSAFIPPIPGLSDTLDEAGNPQYFAMRTFADAKAIKAALNNSTNKQVAIIGGGYIGLESASSFVALGADVTVIEKQDKILSRVTSSVMSDFLTQLHLDKGVALHTGKDVVEIGHQGNKHLVVCSDGSHYPADFILLGVGVRLNTQLASDASLAIEQGIKVNDVCQTSHPDIFAIGDCTTHFSKIYQRWIRLESVQNAVDQAKSVAQCLTNKAPLAPAVPWFWSDQYEYKLQIVGLSQGYDELIVREDSPTQFSVWYFNTEQLLCVEAVNNSKAYVLGLQTIKQNLKVNKQVLKDTTTALTKTLLLSE is encoded by the coding sequence ATGCAAAATATACACTCACCAACCCATTTACTTGATTTAAATATAGTGATAATAGGCGCTAGTCACGCAGGTGTGAACCTTGCGTTTAATTTACGCCAGCAAGGCTGGCTTGGAAGTATTACCTTAATAGATAGTGATCCTGAGTTACCTTATCACAGGCCGCCATTGTCTAAAAAAACATTGCAAGCAAGTGACACATTATCAACACCGCTTAAAGCTGAAAAAGCCTACACAGATAACAATTTAGTACTGCGACTAGGGCAAACGGTAACAGCCATCGATAAGCAAGTAAACGTAATTACCTTCGATGATGACAGCCGCCTTACGTTTGATAAATTGGTGCTAGCAACGGGGTGTTCTGCTTTTATTCCGCCCATACCTGGATTGAGCGATACCCTTGATGAGGCGGGTAACCCACAGTATTTTGCAATGCGAACGTTTGCGGATGCCAAAGCAATTAAAGCTGCTTTAAATAACAGTACAAACAAACAGGTTGCCATTATTGGTGGCGGTTATATTGGGCTTGAATCAGCGTCATCGTTTGTTGCATTAGGCGCTGATGTAACCGTGATTGAAAAACAAGATAAAATATTATCACGTGTTACATCAAGCGTGATGTCTGACTTTTTAACCCAGCTGCACCTAGATAAAGGCGTAGCTCTACACACAGGCAAAGACGTTGTCGAAATAGGGCACCAAGGCAATAAACACTTGGTTGTGTGTAGCGATGGTAGCCATTATCCCGCAGATTTTATTTTGCTCGGAGTCGGCGTTAGGCTAAATACGCAATTGGCCAGTGATGCGAGTTTGGCGATTGAGCAAGGCATTAAAGTGAATGATGTTTGCCAAACGTCTCACCCTGATATTTTCGCAATTGGTGATTGTACAACGCACTTTAGCAAAATTTATCAACGTTGGATCCGTTTAGAGTCAGTACAAAATGCCGTTGATCAAGCTAAATCTGTGGCGCAGTGTCTAACGAATAAAGCGCCGTTAGCTCCTGCGGTGCCTTGGTTTTGGTCAGATCAATACGAGTACAAATTGCAAATTGTTGGTTTGTCACAGGGGTATGACGAATTAATTGTTCGTGAAGATTCACCGACACAATTTTCGGTGTGGTACTTCAATACTGAGCAATTGTTATGTGTTGAAGCGGTTAACAATAGCAAAGCTTATGTACTTGGTTTGCAAACAATTAAACAAAATTTAAAGGTTAATAAACAGGTATTAAAAGACACCACAACGGCACTTACAAAAACATTATTACTAAGTGAGTAG
- a CDS encoding 2Fe-2S iron-sulfur cluster-binding protein — MAKVIFMTKTNGAVEVEGSSGSLMELAAANGVAGIDGDCGGVCSCATCHIYVAPDDFEKIGAPDEIESDMLELDDNVTEFSRLCCQIEISEDLDGMTFVVAN, encoded by the coding sequence ATGGCTAAAGTAATTTTTATGACAAAAACCAATGGCGCTGTTGAGGTTGAAGGAAGCAGCGGCTCATTAATGGAGTTAGCTGCCGCTAATGGCGTTGCAGGTATTGATGGTGACTGTGGTGGCGTATGCTCATGCGCAACATGTCATATTTACGTTGCGCCTGATGATTTTGAAAAAATAGGCGCACCAGATGAAATCGAAAGCGACATGCTAGAACTTGATGATAACGTGACTGAATTTAGTCGTTTATGTTGTCAAATTGAAATTTCTGAAGATCTCGATGGCATGACCTTTGTTGTTGCTAACTAG
- a CDS encoding cytochrome P450 has product MTAKITGVSDFPDAFKEQRNASGIGQMDDQNDPVNMLLGLKDVRKAAHNCAVFQSGAKPGRIVIPSEVAIRETRQIPFEVDPPEHGGFRELLNPWFKRPLDDAYQASLQQIIDDTIDCALRAQTLDIVSEFALPLQSKALTLLLNTTMDKAQTWIDWGTHVFRSEDSDLDGDKANILYDYIDHEIDKAIANPSDDLYSVLLAAQVNGQKMTKEQVKGVMILTFAGGRDTVINAMTNSIAYFSENISDLQRIHDEPEIINRAVEELIRYFSPLTQMGRVATEDTQVCEHAIKADSRISLCWASANRDESVFKNPNNVDFDRKVNPHVSFGFSHHNCLGATHARQLLRQLVLSLASKVASIDIIKADENIEKLGEFSRKVGFNRLQVSIKAK; this is encoded by the coding sequence ATGACAGCAAAAATTACAGGTGTGAGTGATTTTCCTGATGCATTCAAAGAGCAACGTAATGCATCGGGCATTGGGCAAATGGACGATCAGAATGATCCCGTAAATATGCTCTTAGGTTTAAAAGATGTACGAAAAGCCGCGCATAATTGTGCGGTGTTTCAGTCAGGTGCTAAACCTGGGCGGATTGTTATTCCATCTGAAGTGGCAATTCGTGAAACACGGCAAATTCCTTTTGAAGTCGACCCGCCAGAGCATGGTGGCTTTCGTGAGTTATTAAACCCATGGTTTAAACGCCCGTTAGACGATGCGTATCAAGCTAGTTTACAGCAAATCATTGATGACACAATTGACTGTGCTTTGCGTGCGCAAACACTGGATATTGTGAGTGAATTTGCATTGCCACTGCAATCGAAAGCGCTGACGTTGTTATTAAATACCACGATGGATAAAGCGCAAACCTGGATTGATTGGGGGACTCATGTATTTCGCAGTGAAGACAGTGATTTAGATGGCGATAAAGCTAATATTCTCTACGACTATATTGATCATGAAATAGATAAAGCCATTGCTAACCCAAGTGATGACTTGTACTCAGTATTACTTGCCGCGCAAGTGAATGGTCAAAAAATGACGAAAGAGCAAGTTAAAGGCGTCATGATCCTAACCTTTGCTGGTGGCCGCGATACGGTAATAAATGCCATGACCAATTCAATTGCTTACTTTAGCGAAAATATCAGTGACTTACAGCGTATTCATGATGAGCCTGAAATCATCAATCGTGCTGTTGAAGAGCTTATTCGTTACTTCTCACCATTGACACAGATGGGGCGTGTTGCAACCGAAGATACTCAAGTCTGTGAGCATGCAATAAAAGCGGATAGCCGTATATCACTATGTTGGGCATCGGCAAATCGCGATGAAAGCGTGTTTAAAAATCCTAATAACGTTGATTTTGATCGAAAAGTAAACCCTCATGTGAGTTTTGGCTTTAGTCATCACAACTGTTTAGGGGCCACTCATGCACGACAATTATTACGTCAATTAGTGTTATCACTGGCAAGTAAAGTAGCCAGCATAGACATAATCAAAGCCGATGAAAACATTGAAAAGCTCGGTGAGTTTTCACGCAAGGTAGGCTTTAACCGCCTACAAGTCAGTATAAAAGCAAAGTAA
- the aldA gene encoding aldehyde dehydrogenase encodes MTIKNNVNFINGEYISSSNSDTISVLSPSTGEQVGVIPKGSVEDAQLALETATVAQTQWAQKTSRERATILRRFAQGIRDNNERLAELLVQEQGKLIDVARMEANVTATFIEYACDNALTIKGDIIPSDHENEKIYIHKVPRGVVVAITAWNFPLALAGRKIGPALITGNSIVIKPTQETPLATMELGEIANQAGIPPGVINIVNGTGSVVGQHLCESPLTKLITMTGSTRAGQIIHQASGKNLTPVMLELGGKAPFIVMEDADLDKAVDDAVVARFANCGQVCTCAERLYVHSDVYDSFIEKFIPKVQALKVGDPMDPTSEMGPKVNQSEINNIHSIVEKGIAQGAKLVTGGKVATVAGFEGGNWYEPTVLVDVEQDNILVHEETFGPVLPIIKINSIDEAIAYTNDSEYGLSAYLYTKSMEYIHRSIAEMEVGEVYVNRGLGEQHQGFHNGWKLSGMGGEDGQYGLEQYLEKKTVYLNEQ; translated from the coding sequence ATGACAATAAAAAACAATGTAAACTTTATAAATGGTGAGTATATTAGCTCATCAAATAGCGACACCATTAGCGTGCTCTCACCCAGTACCGGCGAGCAAGTGGGTGTCATTCCTAAAGGCAGTGTTGAAGACGCACAACTTGCGCTTGAAACAGCCACGGTAGCACAAACTCAGTGGGCACAAAAAACATCGCGTGAACGTGCGACAATTTTACGCCGTTTTGCCCAAGGTATTCGTGATAATAACGAGCGCCTTGCTGAGCTATTAGTCCAAGAGCAAGGCAAGTTAATTGATGTTGCGCGTATGGAAGCCAATGTTACAGCCACATTTATTGAATATGCCTGTGATAATGCGTTGACGATCAAAGGAGATATCATTCCTTCTGATCACGAAAACGAAAAAATCTACATTCATAAAGTTCCCCGTGGTGTGGTTGTAGCAATCACTGCATGGAACTTTCCGTTGGCATTAGCGGGGCGTAAAATTGGTCCTGCGCTTATTACCGGCAACTCAATAGTCATTAAGCCAACCCAAGAAACACCATTAGCTACGATGGAATTGGGTGAAATTGCCAATCAAGCAGGTATTCCGCCTGGTGTGATCAACATTGTTAATGGTACGGGCTCAGTTGTTGGCCAACACTTATGTGAAAGCCCGCTGACAAAGCTAATCACTATGACCGGTAGTACCCGTGCAGGGCAAATTATTCATCAAGCAAGCGGTAAAAACTTAACCCCAGTGATGCTTGAACTTGGCGGTAAAGCACCGTTTATTGTGATGGAAGATGCTGATCTTGATAAAGCCGTTGATGATGCTGTGGTAGCGCGTTTTGCTAACTGTGGTCAAGTTTGTACCTGTGCCGAACGTTTATATGTTCACAGCGATGTCTACGATAGCTTTATAGAAAAATTCATTCCAAAAGTGCAAGCCCTTAAAGTAGGCGACCCAATGGATCCAACATCTGAGATGGGACCTAAGGTCAACCAAAGTGAAATTAATAATATTCACTCAATTGTTGAAAAAGGCATTGCACAAGGCGCTAAGCTTGTAACTGGTGGTAAAGTTGCCACAGTAGCAGGGTTTGAAGGCGGCAATTGGTATGAGCCAACGGTACTGGTTGATGTTGAGCAAGATAACATTTTAGTGCACGAAGAAACTTTTGGGCCGGTATTACCAATCATCAAAATTAACAGTATTGATGAAGCCATTGCTTATACCAACGACAGTGAATATGGACTCTCAGCGTACTTATACACTAAATCTATGGAATACATTCATCGCTCAATTGCAGAAATGGAAGTGGGTGAAGTGTATGTTAACCGTGGTTTAGGTGAACAACATCAAGGTTTCCACAATGGCTGGAAGCTAAGCGGTATGGGCGGTGAAGATGGCCAATACGGTTTAGAACAATATCTTGAGAAGAAAACCGTTTATTTAAATGAGCAGTAA
- a CDS encoding SDR family oxidoreductase: MLDKFSLKGKTALVTGCSRGIGKAMALALAEAGADVIGVSASLAKSGSDVETQVLARGQMFYAYQCDFSNRESLYAFINDVKKEHPQIDILVNNAGSILRDPAVEHSDEYWDKIIEINLNSQFILSRELGKEMVARGQGKIIFTASLLTFQGGITVPGYAASKGAIGQLTKALANEWASKGVNVNAIAPGYIATDNTEALRNDPERAKSILDRIPQGRWGTPDDFKGPTVFLASDASNYMNGSVLLVDGGWMGR; this comes from the coding sequence ATGTTAGATAAATTCAGTCTTAAAGGTAAAACAGCATTAGTCACAGGTTGTAGCCGTGGTATTGGTAAAGCAATGGCCCTTGCATTGGCTGAAGCCGGCGCTGATGTAATTGGCGTATCAGCGAGTTTAGCAAAATCAGGATCAGATGTTGAAACGCAAGTGCTTGCTCGTGGGCAAATGTTTTATGCTTACCAATGTGATTTTTCTAATCGTGAGAGCTTATATGCTTTTATAAATGATGTGAAAAAAGAACACCCTCAAATTGATATTCTAGTCAATAACGCAGGCTCAATTTTACGTGATCCGGCGGTGGAGCACAGTGATGAATATTGGGATAAAATCATTGAGATTAACTTAAATTCACAATTTATTTTAAGCCGTGAATTAGGCAAAGAAATGGTGGCTCGTGGGCAAGGTAAAATTATCTTTACTGCGTCATTATTAACCTTTCAGGGCGGTATTACTGTACCTGGTTATGCAGCAAGTAAAGGGGCGATTGGTCAATTAACCAAAGCACTTGCTAACGAGTGGGCCAGTAAAGGTGTTAATGTGAATGCCATTGCACCAGGGTATATTGCCACTGATAATACCGAAGCATTAAGAAATGACCCTGAGCGTGCAAAATCGATTCTAGATCGTATACCACAAGGTCGTTGGGGAACACCTGATGACTTTAAAGGGCCAACCGTATTTTTAGCATCAGATGCCTCAAACTACATGAACGGTAGTGTTCTATTAGTTGATGGCGGCTGGATGGGACGATAA
- a CDS encoding zinc-binding dehydrogenase, which yields MQAAEYIGNKSFRIVEGKQVKPQADEVRLDVGFVGICGTDMHIYHGVMDQRVNPPHTIGHEISGVVAELGSNVTNLKVGDRVVVRPLDYCGDCPACNAGHSHVCHNLKFMGIDSVGAFQNSWTVKARTIHKLPDNVTLEQGALIEPLSVACHDISRSRLKAGEKAVVIGGGPIGQLVALVAKSVGADVLISEVNNERRKFSARFDIETINPLEQDLQEYVSKWSDGKGADVVFEVSGVQPAVEAMTQIAAVRGRICMVAIHSQKPPVDLFQFFWRELELVGARVYEDADFEMAIDLVASGKIDLEPFITSVSELADISSAFASMDNNPTGMKALVSCQIK from the coding sequence ATGCAAGCAGCAGAATATATTGGCAATAAGTCATTTCGCATCGTCGAAGGAAAACAAGTAAAGCCACAAGCAGATGAAGTACGTTTAGATGTTGGTTTTGTTGGCATCTGTGGTACCGACATGCATATTTATCATGGCGTAATGGATCAGCGCGTTAACCCACCGCATACCATAGGTCATGAAATTTCAGGTGTGGTTGCAGAGCTTGGTAGCAATGTGACTAACTTAAAAGTGGGTGATCGTGTCGTTGTACGCCCACTTGATTACTGTGGTGATTGTCCTGCATGTAATGCCGGTCATAGTCATGTATGTCATAACCTGAAATTTATGGGCATTGATTCAGTTGGCGCATTTCAAAATTCATGGACAGTAAAAGCGCGTACTATTCATAAACTACCTGACAACGTAACACTTGAGCAAGGCGCATTAATTGAGCCTTTATCTGTTGCCTGTCATGATATTTCGCGTTCACGCTTAAAAGCCGGTGAAAAAGCAGTGGTGATTGGCGGCGGTCCAATTGGTCAGTTAGTGGCTTTGGTTGCTAAAAGTGTCGGTGCTGACGTGTTGATCTCTGAAGTAAATAACGAGCGTCGTAAGTTTTCTGCGCGTTTTGATATTGAAACCATCAACCCACTAGAACAAGACTTGCAAGAATATGTGTCTAAATGGAGTGATGGCAAAGGCGCTGATGTTGTTTTTGAAGTATCGGGTGTGCAACCTGCAGTTGAAGCTATGACCCAAATTGCAGCAGTACGTGGCCGTATTTGTATGGTTGCTATCCATTCTCAAAAGCCGCCAGTTGATTTGTTCCAATTCTTTTGGCGTGAACTAGAGCTTGTTGGTGCACGTGTTTATGAAGATGCTGATTTTGAAATGGCGATTGATTTAGTTGCTAGCGGCAAAATTGATTTAGAACCATTTATTACTTCGGTCAGTGAACTGGCTGATATTAGCTCAGCGTTTGCTAGCATGGACAATAACCCTACGGGTATGAAAGCCCTTGTTTCTTGCCAAATTAAGTAA
- a CDS encoding mandelate racemase/muconate lactonizing enzyme family protein → MRDSLRAIKNIKVEYYQIPLAEVLSDAKHGDHTHFEVIAVRVMTKDGYEGMGYTYTGGKGGRAIYSLLNDEIKPGLIGADSSAIMSIWDKLQWDLHYVGRGGLLSFAISAVDIALWDIKCKRLSAPLWQVAGGHRDKTACYAGGIDLNFDQQKLLKNIQGYLDRGFNAVKIKVGKQDYKEDVARVAAVRELIGADKTLMVDANYSMNVEHAIRFAKAIEQFDITWFEEPTIPDDYKGFARIAQATSIPLAMGENLHTLHEFGYAIDQAKLGFLQPDASNIGGITGWLHVASLAYTHNLPICSHGMHELHVSLLASQPHAGFLEVHSFPIDEYTTRPLQLDNGEACAPDLIGTGVEFDAQLVKPHLVKQS, encoded by the coding sequence ATGAGAGATTCATTGCGAGCAATAAAAAATATAAAAGTAGAGTATTACCAAATTCCTCTCGCTGAGGTGTTAAGTGATGCTAAACACGGTGATCATACTCATTTTGAAGTTATCGCAGTGCGTGTAATGACCAAAGACGGTTACGAAGGTATGGGTTACACCTATACTGGCGGTAAAGGTGGCCGCGCTATTTATTCGTTATTAAATGACGAAATTAAACCTGGTTTGATCGGGGCTGATTCATCAGCAATTATGTCAATTTGGGATAAGCTACAGTGGGACCTACATTACGTAGGCCGCGGTGGTTTATTAAGCTTTGCAATCTCTGCAGTAGATATTGCATTGTGGGATATCAAATGTAAGCGCTTATCAGCACCACTTTGGCAAGTTGCTGGTGGACACAGAGATAAAACCGCGTGTTATGCCGGTGGTATAGATCTTAACTTTGATCAGCAAAAGCTACTTAAGAATATTCAAGGTTACTTAGACCGTGGTTTTAATGCGGTAAAAATTAAAGTAGGCAAACAAGATTATAAAGAAGATGTGGCACGAGTGGCCGCCGTTCGTGAGCTAATTGGTGCTGATAAAACGTTAATGGTTGATGCTAATTACTCGATGAATGTAGAACATGCTATCCGTTTTGCAAAAGCCATTGAGCAGTTTGATATAACCTGGTTTGAAGAGCCAACAATTCCAGATGATTACAAAGGGTTTGCACGGATTGCGCAAGCGACCTCAATTCCTTTAGCTATGGGTGAGAACCTACATACATTACATGAATTTGGTTATGCGATTGATCAAGCAAAACTTGGTTTTTTACAACCCGATGCCTCAAATATCGGCGGTATCACAGGGTGGTTACATGTTGCTAGTTTAGCGTATACCCACAACTTGCCGATTTGTAGCCACGGTATGCATGAATTACATGTATCGCTATTGGCTTCACAACCTCATGCGGGATTCTTAGAAGTACACTCATTCCCGATAGATGAATACACCACGCGACCATTGCAACTTGATAACGGCGAAGCCTGTGCACCAGATTTAATTGGTACCGGTGTCGAGTTTGACGCGCAATTAGTTAAGCCTCATTTAGTTAAGCAATCATAA
- a CDS encoding SMP-30/gluconolactonase/LRE family protein: protein MLTSYIQAWVVLTAVLISTAVDAEPVIKQGPYEIYDNRALQVLNLDTPIETLATGFEWLEGPVWVEEGGYLLFSDIPTHRVYRYQPEQGVHLYLADSGYSNGLVLNNDNELVLLQSRSRKIVTMASSVNDPKTNYRELVSRYQGQQLNSPNDGIFNQQGTLFFSDPPYGLAKQFDDPAKELSFQGVYSLNAKGQLNVLDKQLIYPNGVALSGDEKTLYVAASNPDKPAWYRYQLNQDGTVKNKALFYQLPAVADNSHGLPDGLKIHPTGIIFATGPGGLWLFDENAQLLAKVSLPTISANLAFNAQQNRVYITAHTHLLSFSLNTDLQ from the coding sequence ATGCTAACTAGTTATATTCAGGCTTGGGTAGTGCTTACAGCTGTGCTTATTAGCACCGCTGTAGATGCAGAGCCAGTGATAAAACAAGGCCCGTATGAAATCTACGATAACAGGGCGTTGCAGGTTTTAAATTTAGATACACCAATCGAAACACTGGCTACCGGCTTTGAGTGGCTTGAAGGGCCCGTATGGGTTGAAGAGGGCGGGTATTTGTTGTTTTCAGATATTCCCACCCACCGAGTCTATCGCTATCAGCCTGAGCAAGGTGTGCACCTTTATTTAGCCGATAGCGGTTACTCAAATGGCCTAGTCCTGAATAACGACAATGAGTTGGTGTTATTACAATCACGCTCACGAAAAATTGTCACTATGGCATCGTCGGTTAATGATCCTAAAACAAACTATCGCGAATTAGTGAGTCGTTATCAAGGGCAACAGCTCAACAGCCCAAACGATGGTATTTTTAATCAGCAAGGTACTCTATTTTTTAGTGATCCCCCTTATGGACTGGCTAAGCAGTTTGATGATCCCGCTAAAGAGCTAAGCTTCCAAGGGGTATATTCATTGAATGCAAAAGGCCAACTTAATGTGCTTGATAAGCAATTAATTTACCCAAATGGGGTTGCGTTGTCTGGGGATGAAAAAACACTGTATGTGGCGGCATCAAATCCTGATAAACCCGCTTGGTATCGATATCAATTAAACCAAGATGGCACTGTTAAAAATAAAGCGTTATTTTATCAATTGCCCGCAGTGGCAGATAACAGCCATGGTCTACCGGATGGATTAAAAATTCATCCCACTGGGATTATATTTGCAACAGGGCCTGGTGGGCTTTGGTTGTTTGATGAAAACGCTCAGCTATTAGCCAAAGTATCATTGCCTACCATCAGCGCAAACTTAGCATTTAATGCCCAACAAAACCGTGTGTATATAACCGCTCATACACATTTATTGTCATTTTCTTTAAACACTGATCTTCAATAA